One genomic region from Microcella humidisoli encodes:
- a CDS encoding S8 family serine peptidase — translation MRARSTRLLTRALAAPLLAAGMLVAVVAPAAAPVHAPAARADAVRDQQYWLDEYGIREAWGVTRGEGVVIAIIDSGVDAGHPDLAGAVIGGTDVSGRGAADGTRPLGAGRSSTHATMVASLAAGRGSGPGSGVIGAAPAASILTISLVFGPGERSGDDQIAEAVRWAVDNGADIISLSLTRNRIDWPESWDTAFLHAEENDVVVIAAAGNRGSGTEQVSAPATMPGVLAVGGVDRAGRASDNASSQGITIGVMAPSENLVGAVPGGGHSSWQGTSGATPIVAGIAALVRAAHPELDAANVVNRIIATARPATGTVPDPLYGYGLVDAAAAVRASVPAVTGNPLGSLSEWITVHRRAEVPALESALPAPRPAVGKAIATGFGMPGSALGPLEAVIPALMVLVGTMTALATLAAAAVVRFVTRTGSE, via the coding sequence GTGCGCGCCCGATCAACGCGGCTCCTGACCCGCGCCCTGGCCGCCCCGCTGCTCGCGGCGGGGATGCTCGTCGCGGTCGTCGCGCCCGCCGCCGCCCCCGTGCACGCGCCGGCCGCGCGCGCCGATGCCGTGCGCGACCAGCAGTACTGGCTCGACGAATACGGAATCCGCGAGGCCTGGGGCGTCACGCGCGGCGAGGGCGTCGTCATCGCCATCATCGATTCGGGGGTGGATGCGGGGCACCCCGATCTCGCGGGTGCCGTGATCGGCGGCACCGACGTGTCGGGCCGCGGTGCCGCCGACGGCACGCGCCCCCTCGGCGCCGGACGCAGCAGCACTCACGCCACCATGGTCGCCTCGCTCGCCGCCGGGCGGGGGAGCGGGCCGGGCTCCGGGGTCATCGGCGCGGCCCCCGCGGCGTCGATCCTCACCATCTCGCTCGTCTTCGGGCCCGGTGAGCGCAGCGGCGACGACCAGATCGCCGAGGCCGTGCGCTGGGCGGTCGACAACGGGGCCGACATCATCTCGCTCTCGCTCACGCGCAACCGCATCGACTGGCCCGAGTCGTGGGACACCGCCTTCCTGCACGCGGAAGAGAACGACGTCGTCGTCATCGCCGCCGCCGGCAACCGCGGAAGCGGCACCGAGCAGGTCTCCGCGCCCGCCACCATGCCGGGCGTGCTCGCCGTCGGCGGCGTCGACCGCGCGGGCCGCGCGAGCGACAACGCCTCCTCGCAGGGCATCACGATCGGCGTGATGGCGCCGAGCGAGAACCTCGTCGGAGCCGTCCCCGGCGGCGGGCACTCCTCATGGCAGGGAACGAGCGGCGCGACCCCCATCGTCGCGGGCATCGCCGCCCTCGTGCGCGCCGCCCACCCCGAGCTCGACGCCGCGAACGTCGTCAACCGCATCATCGCCACCGCCCGTCCCGCCACCGGCACCGTTCCCGACCCGCTCTACGGCTACGGGCTCGTCGACGCGGCCGCCGCGGTGCGGGCGTCGGTGCCCGCGGTGACGGGCAATCCGCTGGGCTCGCTGAGCGAGTGGATCACGGTGCACCGGCGAGCCGAGGTGCCGGCCCTCGAGAGCGCGCTGCCGGCGCCGCGGCCGGCGGTCGGCAAGGCGATCGCGACGGGGTTCGGGATGCCCGGCTCGGCGCTCGGCCCGCTCGAGGCGGTCATCCCGGCCCTCATGGTGCTCGTCGGCACGATGACGGCCCTCGCCACCCTCGCGGCGGCCGCCGTGGTGCGGTTCGTGACCCGCACCGGTTCGGAGTAG
- a CDS encoding NAD(P)/FAD-dependent oxidoreductase, with amino-acid sequence MPRILIVGGGYAGFYTALKLEKHLRRGEAEVVMVDPLPYMTYQPFLPEVAAGSIEPRHSVVSHRRHLTRTTVITAKVTGIDHASKTATITPEVGEPYQLDYDHVVVTAGSVSRTFPIPGVADVAIGMKSIEEAVAVRDRLIDNFHRAALLPAGPERDRLLTVVVVGGGFAGIETFAELRSLASALLREYPGLTIDDTHFHLIEAMGRIMPEVSLKTSHWVLKNLAQRAATVHLDTQLTSAVGGVIELSTGESFESDLVIWTAGVMANPVVRFTDLPVEERGRLRAQAELRVVDEQGQVVEGAWTAGDVAAVPDLTGGGVGGFCVPNAQHAVRQGKVLAKNLAAALRGEEPKQYVHKNLGAVAGLGLGYGAFQSGTFAVTGLIAWFMHRGYHGLAIPMWERKLRVVGGWVGHFFLGRDNVSLSARETPQAYFQEFASRPKV; translated from the coding sequence GTGCCCAGAATCCTGATCGTCGGTGGCGGCTATGCCGGCTTCTACACCGCTCTGAAGCTCGAGAAGCACCTTCGGCGGGGCGAAGCCGAGGTCGTCATGGTCGACCCGCTGCCCTACATGACCTACCAGCCCTTCCTGCCCGAGGTCGCCGCCGGCTCGATCGAGCCCCGCCACTCCGTGGTCTCGCACCGTCGCCACCTGACGCGCACGACCGTCATCACGGCGAAGGTGACGGGCATCGACCACGCCTCGAAGACCGCCACGATCACGCCCGAGGTCGGCGAGCCCTACCAGCTCGACTACGACCACGTCGTCGTCACCGCCGGCTCGGTCTCGCGCACCTTCCCGATCCCCGGCGTCGCCGACGTCGCGATCGGCATGAAGTCGATCGAAGAGGCCGTCGCCGTGCGCGACCGCCTCATCGACAACTTCCACCGCGCCGCCCTCCTGCCCGCGGGCCCCGAGCGCGACCGACTGCTCACGGTCGTCGTCGTCGGCGGCGGCTTCGCGGGCATCGAGACCTTCGCCGAGCTGCGCAGCCTCGCGAGCGCCCTGCTGCGCGAGTACCCGGGCCTCACGATCGACGACACGCACTTCCACCTCATCGAGGCGATGGGGCGCATCATGCCCGAAGTCTCGCTCAAGACCAGCCACTGGGTGCTCAAGAACCTCGCCCAGCGCGCCGCGACCGTGCACCTCGACACCCAACTGACGAGCGCCGTCGGCGGGGTCATCGAGCTGTCGACGGGCGAGAGCTTCGAGAGCGACCTCGTCATCTGGACGGCCGGCGTCATGGCCAACCCCGTCGTGCGCTTCACCGACCTGCCGGTCGAAGAGCGCGGGCGTCTGCGCGCCCAGGCCGAGCTGCGCGTCGTCGACGAGCAGGGGCAGGTCGTCGAGGGTGCCTGGACGGCCGGCGACGTCGCCGCGGTGCCCGACCTCACGGGCGGTGGCGTGGGTGGCTTCTGCGTTCCCAACGCCCAGCACGCCGTGCGCCAGGGCAAGGTGCTCGCCAAGAACCTCGCGGCGGCTCTGCGCGGCGAGGAGCCGAAGCAGTACGTGCACAAGAACCTCGGCGCGGTCGCGGGCCTCGGCCTCGGCTACGGCGCCTTCCAGTCGGGCACGTTCGCCGTCACCGGCCTCATCGCCTGGTTCATGCACCGCGGCTACCACGGCCTCGCGATCCCCATGTGGGAGCGCAAGCTGCGCGTGGTCGGCGGCTGGGTCGGCCACTTCTTCCTCGGTCGCGACAACGTGAGCCTCTCGGCGCGCGAGACGCCCCAGGCCTACTTCCAGGAGTTCGCCTCGCGGCCCAAGGTCTAG
- a CDS encoding FtsB family cell division protein, whose amino-acid sequence MPRRPRTVPVAIPADAPAATPWFRNLQVSGFTVAVLLLIVAALIVLAPSLRVLVEQQQEIAELERRVAEQQAVVDELQTDIDRWQDPAYIEAQARDRLLYVYPGDITFLVIDDGLTVENDAAQPVSDEIQSTRIDWTRALLSSIVTAGLTDLPADQLVSPEFGGAE is encoded by the coding sequence ATGCCCCGTCGACCCCGCACCGTGCCCGTGGCGATCCCCGCCGACGCGCCCGCAGCGACGCCGTGGTTCCGCAACCTGCAAGTGTCGGGCTTCACGGTGGCGGTGCTGCTGCTCATCGTGGCGGCGCTCATCGTGCTCGCTCCCTCGCTGCGGGTGCTCGTCGAGCAGCAGCAAGAGATCGCTGAGCTCGAGCGGCGCGTCGCCGAGCAGCAGGCCGTCGTCGACGAGCTGCAGACCGACATCGACCGCTGGCAAGACCCGGCCTACATCGAGGCGCAAGCACGCGACCGGCTGCTCTACGTCTACCCGGGCGACATCACCTTCCTCGTCATCGACGACGGCCTCACGGTCGAGAACGACGCGGCGCAGCCCGTGAGCGACGAGATCCAGTCCACGCGCATCGACTGGACCCGCGCCCTGCTCTCCTCCATCGTCACCGCGGGCCTCACCGATCTGCCCGCCGACCAGCTGGTCTCACCCGAGTTCGGGGGAGCGGAGTGA
- a CDS encoding DUF501 domain-containing protein: MTRPPFAPFTERDVEIVSAQLGRPARDVIGIPARCVCGAPTVVATRPRLTSGTPFPTLYYLTHPAATIAASQLEANGRMAQYAAELEADEALAGQYRAAHEAYLADRASILTVDEIEGYSAGGMPSRVKCLHALLGHALAAGPGVNPIGDRTLAECGWSPEVCACAPDQRGS; encoded by the coding sequence GTGACCCGCCCGCCCTTCGCGCCGTTCACCGAGCGCGACGTCGAGATCGTCAGCGCCCAGCTCGGCCGCCCCGCCCGCGACGTCATCGGCATCCCGGCGCGCTGCGTCTGCGGCGCGCCGACCGTGGTCGCCACCCGGCCGCGCCTGACGTCGGGCACGCCCTTCCCGACCCTCTACTACTTGACGCATCCCGCCGCCACGATCGCGGCCTCGCAGCTCGAGGCGAACGGACGCATGGCCCAGTACGCGGCCGAGCTCGAGGCCGACGAGGCCCTCGCGGGGCAGTATCGCGCCGCGCACGAGGCGTACCTCGCCGACCGTGCGAGCATCCTGACCGTCGACGAGATCGAGGGCTACTCGGCCGGCGGCATGCCCTCGCGCGTGAAGTGCCTGCACGCCCTGCTCGGCCACGCGCTCGCCGCCGGGCCGGGCGTCAACCCGATCGGCGATCGCACTCTCGCCGAGTGCGGCTGGAGCCCCGAGGTGTGCGCGTGCGCGCCCGATCAACGCGGCTCCTGA
- a CDS encoding LacI family DNA-binding transcriptional regulator produces the protein MAGKRVTLADVARRAGLSSTAASMILNGRPDTRLSQDAHDRVIRAAAELGYRPNLTARGLRTERTDTIGFISDVVATTRFASGLIKGALDNAHAAGHVLLVLETAGEPQREAEAVEAVLDRQVDGVIFATMRSRELYVPPVPDRTRVVLLNATNEQHPVSILPDEYAGGRAAIELLVHAGHREGILLLGHNEQKESGLFRSMTVSRRIAGIREVMAEHELTFLAEESIWLWEPDNGYTAMTRLLKRHGRGIKAIVALNDRLAFGAYQALAEAGLAVPHDVSIVSFDNDELAAYMRPGLTTVALPHEAMGRAAVDAVLDPERTGEILIPMPVIERDSIARVS, from the coding sequence ATGGCGGGCAAGCGGGTCACCCTTGCCGACGTGGCTCGGCGCGCGGGCCTGTCGTCGACCGCCGCCTCGATGATCCTCAACGGCCGCCCCGACACCCGCCTGTCGCAGGATGCGCACGACCGGGTCATCCGTGCTGCGGCCGAGCTCGGCTACCGCCCCAACCTCACGGCCCGCGGTCTGCGCACCGAGCGCACCGACACGATCGGGTTCATCTCCGACGTCGTCGCGACCACCCGCTTCGCGAGCGGACTCATCAAAGGCGCCCTCGACAACGCTCACGCCGCCGGCCACGTGCTGCTCGTGCTCGAGACCGCGGGCGAGCCCCAGCGCGAGGCCGAGGCCGTCGAAGCCGTGCTCGACCGGCAGGTCGACGGCGTCATCTTCGCCACCATGCGCTCGCGCGAGCTCTACGTACCCCCGGTGCCCGATCGCACGCGCGTCGTGCTGCTCAACGCGACCAACGAGCAGCACCCCGTGTCGATCCTGCCCGACGAGTATGCGGGCGGTCGGGCCGCGATCGAGCTGCTCGTACATGCCGGGCATCGGGAGGGCATCCTGCTGCTCGGCCACAACGAGCAGAAGGAGAGCGGGCTGTTCCGCTCGATGACAGTGTCCCGGCGCATCGCGGGCATTCGCGAGGTCATGGCCGAGCACGAGCTGACCTTCCTCGCCGAAGAGTCGATCTGGCTGTGGGAGCCCGACAACGGCTACACGGCCATGACCCGCCTGCTCAAGCGTCACGGTCGCGGCATCAAGGCGATCGTCGCCCTCAACGACCGGCTCGCTTTCGGGGCCTATCAAGCCCTCGCCGAGGCCGGGCTGGCGGTGCCGCACGACGTGTCGATCGTCTCGTTCGACAACGACGAGCTCGCGGCCTACATGCGCCCGGGGCTCACGACCGTCGCCCTGCCTCACGAGGCGATGGGGCGGGCGGCGGTGGATGCGGTGCTCGACCCGGAGCGCACCGGCGAGATCCTCATCCCGATGCCCGTCATCGAGCGCGACTCGATCGCGCGCGTCTCGTAG